From Gallaecimonas pentaromativorans, the proteins below share one genomic window:
- a CDS encoding DoxX family protein, whose product MQRLLLPQQLVNRSRLFDWLAPLAFRLYLVPVFWMAGINKLQGFDDTVAWFGNSEWGLGLPFPWLMAFLATASELGGAVLLLVGLGVRWVSVPLMVTMAVAIVTVHWPNGWQAIADPSAPFANAQVLASADKLAKARELLQEHGHYDWLTSSGPLVILNNGYEFAATYFIMLLSLFFSGAGRYLSLDHWFCRYLERRSAKAGAVSAQALG is encoded by the coding sequence ATGCAGCGCCTTTTATTACCGCAACAGCTTGTTAACCGCAGCCGCCTTTTCGATTGGCTGGCGCCCTTGGCCTTTCGCCTCTATCTGGTGCCGGTGTTTTGGATGGCGGGCATCAACAAGCTCCAAGGCTTTGACGACACCGTTGCCTGGTTTGGCAACAGCGAATGGGGCCTTGGCCTGCCTTTTCCCTGGTTAATGGCCTTTTTGGCAACCGCCAGCGAACTTGGCGGGGCGGTATTGTTGCTGGTGGGATTGGGCGTGCGGTGGGTGTCGGTGCCGCTGATGGTCACCATGGCGGTGGCCATTGTTACCGTACATTGGCCTAACGGCTGGCAGGCTATTGCCGATCCCAGCGCCCCTTTTGCCAATGCCCAGGTGCTGGCATCGGCAGATAAGCTCGCTAAGGCGCGGGAGCTGCTGCAAGAACATGGCCACTACGATTGGCTGACCAGCTCCGGGCCCCTGGTTATCCTCAATAACGGCTACGAGTTTGCCGCAACCTATTTCATCATGCTGCTGTCGCTGTTTTTCTCTGGCGCCGGCCGTTACCTCTCCCTTGACCATTGGTTTTGCCGCTACCTTGAGCGCCGGTCAGCCAAGGCTGGGGCTGTCAGCGCGCAGGCTTTGGGTTAG
- a CDS encoding MFS transporter, producing the protein MTGDCAFVHFVHGARLLVARDRPYNAQRLEGAFMNRRAATAVIFIGFFLLGMVFILWGILLPDLARSLAMSEVVSGAFFTLISLGMIVGAFIGGKYVQKFDFLSLFSTLAVLVVALLVALSMVNHWAWLLAGAFTLGIVSSSLFTIGHTLIARLHVARRSAMMGLMDFMFSLGTLAAPFYVSGLYALEHSWRWPLRVLALGLLGLAAYAWYTARQGKKLAPVGEAQHKQSLSYGEVIKQPVFLFLALAGLGYGAVEFGNGNWFVSYAQNGRGFDGDEARFVFAFFTAGMVLSRLGFALLLRWFSNHRLMVILASIMVVGAFTIKLTSDPQIMSMGNLLVGLGLGGLFPLMLSAAMDIDSDKGPVLSGLCVIGSSIGVQLASFGTGLWANFAPLATAFWTIPLGAAWLWVMAFRYSRELKKRRSVDGVVA; encoded by the coding sequence TTGACCGGCGATTGCGCTTTTGTTCATTTTGTTCACGGCGCCCGGCTTTTGGTCGCTAGGGATAGGCCTTACAATGCGCAGCGCCTTGAAGGAGCTTTTATGAACCGCCGTGCCGCTACCGCCGTTATTTTCATTGGATTTTTCTTACTGGGGATGGTGTTCATCCTCTGGGGCATCTTGCTGCCCGATTTGGCCCGTTCTCTGGCCATGAGTGAAGTGGTGAGCGGCGCCTTTTTTACCCTGATCTCCCTTGGCATGATTGTCGGCGCCTTTATCGGCGGCAAATACGTCCAGAAGTTCGATTTTCTGTCGCTGTTTTCCACCCTGGCGGTGCTGGTGGTAGCACTGCTGGTGGCTTTGTCGATGGTTAACCACTGGGCCTGGCTGCTGGCCGGGGCCTTCACCTTGGGCATTGTCAGCTCCAGCCTGTTCACCATCGGCCATACCCTTATCGCTCGGCTGCACGTGGCGCGCCGTTCGGCCATGATGGGGCTGATGGATTTTATGTTCAGCCTCGGCACCTTGGCGGCGCCTTTTTATGTGTCGGGGCTTTATGCGCTGGAGCACAGTTGGCGCTGGCCGCTACGGGTGCTGGCCCTGGGGCTGTTGGGCCTGGCCGCTTACGCCTGGTATACCGCGCGCCAGGGTAAAAAGCTGGCGCCGGTGGGCGAGGCCCAGCACAAGCAAAGCCTTTCCTACGGCGAGGTTATCAAACAGCCGGTGTTTTTGTTCCTGGCCCTGGCCGGGCTTGGCTATGGCGCCGTGGAGTTTGGCAACGGTAACTGGTTTGTCAGCTACGCCCAGAACGGCCGCGGTTTTGACGGTGACGAGGCGCGCTTTGTGTTTGCCTTTTTTACCGCCGGCATGGTGCTAAGCCGCTTGGGGTTTGCCCTGCTGCTGCGCTGGTTCAGTAACCACCGGCTGATGGTGATCCTGGCCAGTATCATGGTGGTGGGGGCCTTTACCATCAAGCTCACCAGCGACCCGCAGATCATGTCTATGGGCAACCTGCTGGTAGGGCTGGGGCTGGGCGGTTTGTTCCCGCTAATGCTGTCGGCCGCCATGGATATCGACAGCGACAAGGGGCCGGTGCTGTCGGGCCTTTGCGTGATTGGCTCGTCCATCGGCGTGCAGCTGGCGTCCTTCGGGACTGGCCTCTGGGCCAACTTTGCGCCCTTGGCAACGGCCTTTTGGACCATTCCCCTGGGCGCGGCTTGGTTGTGGGTGATGGCGTTTCGCTACAGCCGCGAGCTGAAAAAACGCCGCTCAGTGGATGGGGTTGTCGCTTAA
- a CDS encoding DMT family protein — MPPIAITVVLLCLSNIFMTFAWYGHLKSLSTKPWIVAALLSWGIALFEYLLQVPANRIGYQVASAAQLKIIQECITLFIFVPFAVFYLKEPFRWDYVWAGLCILGAVFFIFRQQLMS, encoded by the coding sequence ATGCCCCCTATTGCCATCACCGTCGTACTGCTTTGCCTGTCCAATATCTTCATGACTTTTGCCTGGTACGGGCACCTTAAAAGCTTATCAACCAAGCCTTGGATAGTGGCGGCCCTGCTGAGCTGGGGCATTGCCTTATTCGAGTACCTGTTGCAGGTGCCGGCCAACCGCATCGGCTATCAGGTGGCAAGCGCCGCCCAACTGAAAATCATCCAAGAGTGCATCACCCTCTTTATTTTCGTGCCCTTTGCCGTGTTCTACCTCAAAGAGCCGTTTCGCTGGGATTATGTCTGGGCCGGGCTTTGTATCCTGGGCGCAGTGTTTTTTATCTTCCGCCAACAGCTGATGTCATGA
- a CDS encoding RES family NAD+ phosphorylase gives MGWRLVESQEQVATSQLVDNLAEQQLLEDLLDYSKPPRLAGTEHLHYLLATPFRYPPLLWGSRFGRAFEPSLFYGGKTINVTLTEGAYYRLVFYHSMAEPPPGVHLRTQHSLFAFYYRTHKGEKLQEWPEQQKLTDPVHYGYCQELGSRLRERDVEAFEYRSARCLEAEVNVALFTPKALLSNRPRRLSRWLCEVGPHGVSFLGGEGNDLYLFPADMFWVDGKLPMPA, from the coding sequence ATGGGATGGCGATTGGTCGAATCCCAGGAGCAGGTTGCCACCTCGCAACTGGTCGATAACCTCGCCGAGCAGCAATTACTGGAAGACTTGCTGGATTACTCCAAACCGCCCCGCCTAGCCGGCACCGAACACCTGCATTACCTGCTGGCTACCCCTTTTCGTTACCCGCCCTTGTTGTGGGGCTCGCGTTTTGGCCGGGCCTTTGAGCCAAGCCTGTTTTATGGCGGCAAAACCATCAACGTTACCCTCACCGAAGGCGCCTACTACCGGCTGGTGTTTTACCATTCCATGGCCGAGCCGCCGCCCGGCGTGCACCTTCGCACCCAGCACAGCCTCTTTGCCTTTTACTACCGCACCCACAAAGGCGAGAAGCTTCAGGAATGGCCGGAGCAGCAGAAGCTTACCGATCCGGTGCATTACGGATATTGCCAGGAGCTGGGTAGCCGCCTTCGCGAGCGTGATGTCGAAGCCTTTGAGTACCGCTCGGCCCGCTGCCTGGAAGCCGAAGTCAACGTGGCGCTCTTTACCCCCAAGGCGCTGCTGAGCAACAGGCCGCGGCGCCTAAGCCGCTGGCTTTGTGAAGTCGGGCCCCATGGGGTGAGCTTTTTAGGCGGGGAGGGAAACGATCTGTACCTCTTTCCCGCTGATATGTTTTGGGTTGACGGCAAACTGCCGATGCCTGCCTGA
- a CDS encoding putative 4-hydroxy-4-methyl-2-oxoglutarate aldolase, whose product MLDLLPDLCDAHGDQLHWLEAPLQDWGGKALFFGQVVTVKCFEDNSRVKELLATPGQGKVLVVDGGGSTRQALMGDLIAKSAVDNGWAGVVIFGAIRDAGEIATLALGVKALGVTPFKTERKGHGETGIALRLGGVNIRPGMWLYADKNGVVLSDNPIH is encoded by the coding sequence ATGCTGGACTTGTTACCCGACCTTTGCGATGCCCATGGCGACCAGTTGCACTGGCTAGAAGCGCCGTTGCAAGACTGGGGTGGCAAGGCCCTTTTCTTCGGCCAGGTGGTGACGGTGAAATGCTTTGAGGACAATTCCCGGGTCAAGGAGCTGCTGGCAACCCCTGGCCAGGGCAAGGTGCTGGTGGTCGATGGCGGCGGCTCCACGCGCCAGGCACTGATGGGGGATTTGATTGCCAAAAGCGCCGTGGATAACGGCTGGGCCGGGGTGGTTATCTTCGGCGCCATCCGCGATGCCGGCGAGATTGCCACCCTAGCTCTTGGGGTTAAAGCCCTGGGAGTGACGCCCTTTAAAACCGAGCGCAAGGGCCATGGGGAAACCGGCATCGCCCTTCGCTTAGGGGGCGTTAACATCCGCCCCGGCATGTGGCTTTATGCCGATAAAAATGGCGTGGTGTTAAGCGACAACCCCATCCACTGA
- a CDS encoding NAD(P)H nitroreductase, which yields MDALDLLLNRTSEPKLEAPAPQGQALENLFQAAFRVPDHGMLHPYRFVVIEGEGRQKLGEVCLAALLAADPEADDKARDKALHLLERAPMVVAVVSKVQDHPKVPAFEQLVTAGLAAHAMQMAAVAQGFGGIWRTGAYATAPLVREALGVSGEDEILGFLYLGTPVPTKFKVPRPDSSAFVSHF from the coding sequence ATGGACGCACTGGACCTGTTACTTAACCGCACTTCCGAGCCCAAGCTGGAGGCGCCGGCGCCTCAGGGGCAAGCCCTGGAAAACCTCTTTCAAGCGGCCTTTCGGGTGCCGGACCACGGCATGCTGCACCCTTATCGTTTTGTGGTGATTGAAGGCGAGGGCCGCCAAAAGCTCGGCGAGGTGTGCCTTGCGGCGCTACTGGCCGCCGACCCCGAGGCGGATGACAAGGCCCGTGATAAGGCCCTGCACCTTTTGGAGCGCGCGCCCATGGTGGTGGCGGTGGTGTCCAAGGTACAAGACCACCCCAAGGTACCGGCCTTCGAGCAGTTGGTGACCGCCGGCCTTGCCGCCCATGCCATGCAGATGGCGGCGGTAGCCCAGGGTTTTGGCGGTATCTGGCGCACTGGCGCTTATGCCACGGCGCCGCTGGTGCGCGAGGCGCTGGGGGTGTCGGGCGAGGATGAGATTCTGGGCTTTTTGTATCTTGGCACGCCGGTGCCAACCAAGTTCAAGGTCCCAAGGCCCGACAGCAGCGCCTTTGTCAGCCACTTTTGA
- a CDS encoding MFS transporter, with translation MFSRPVVLLLLGLLLLTISIAVQNTLVPLWLTKAQVSTAGIGSVTSLYFVGNLVGTLLAGRLINRLGFAVTYQLVCLVFVLAVSGLWLSHSLAGWLGWRFLAGVACACIWVVVESWLMLKGEATQRSQLLAAYMVVYYLGTVVGQMLLTVTNTEMAAVLVWVAALIGVAMVPVALAGHSRHQIVRQRSPLLAMIRLKSARSGVLGCVLAGVVLGCLYGLLPVFLARQHFDDAQVGRWMAVLVAAGIMGQWPTGRLADRFGRRPVVLGQMVIMTLSALWLSVMGSRHGFALSLVGLGVVAFTLYPVAMAWACEQVSSEQLVAMNQALLLSYCLGSLAGPALAAVLMDRFSDSGLFTLIALVTMVVGAWCWRQRPAVLAV, from the coding sequence ATGTTCTCCCGTCCTGTGGTGCTGCTGCTGTTGGGCCTGCTGCTGCTCACCATTTCCATTGCGGTCCAAAATACCCTGGTGCCTCTTTGGCTGACCAAGGCGCAGGTGTCTACGGCTGGTATCGGCAGCGTCACCTCGCTGTATTTTGTCGGCAACCTGGTGGGCACCTTGTTGGCCGGGCGCCTGATAAACCGCCTGGGCTTTGCTGTGACTTATCAGCTGGTGTGCCTGGTTTTTGTGCTGGCGGTGTCCGGACTTTGGCTCAGCCACAGTCTTGCCGGCTGGCTGGGGTGGCGCTTTTTGGCCGGTGTGGCCTGCGCCTGTATCTGGGTAGTGGTGGAATCCTGGCTGATGCTCAAGGGTGAGGCCACCCAGCGCAGCCAACTGTTGGCGGCTTACATGGTGGTGTATTACCTCGGCACTGTGGTGGGGCAAATGCTGCTGACGGTGACCAACACCGAAATGGCGGCGGTACTGGTGTGGGTGGCGGCTCTGATTGGCGTGGCCATGGTGCCGGTGGCCCTGGCCGGCCACAGCCGCCACCAAATCGTGCGCCAGCGCAGCCCTTTGCTGGCCATGATCCGCCTGAAATCGGCGCGCAGCGGCGTGCTGGGCTGCGTGCTGGCCGGTGTGGTGCTGGGCTGCCTTTACGGGCTGCTGCCGGTTTTTCTGGCCCGCCAACATTTTGATGATGCCCAAGTGGGGCGCTGGATGGCGGTGCTGGTGGCGGCCGGTATCATGGGCCAATGGCCAACCGGCCGCCTGGCAGACCGCTTCGGGCGCCGGCCTGTGGTGTTGGGGCAGATGGTCATTATGACCCTGTCCGCCCTTTGGCTCTCGGTGATGGGCTCGCGCCACGGCTTTGCGCTGTCGTTGGTGGGCCTTGGGGTGGTGGCTTTTACCTTGTATCCGGTGGCCATGGCCTGGGCCTGCGAGCAGGTCAGCAGTGAACAACTGGTGGCCATGAACCAGGCGTTGCTGCTGTCTTATTGCCTTGGCAGCCTGGCCGGGCCGGCACTGGCAGCGGTGCTGATGGACAGGTTCAGCGACAGTGGCCTTTTTACCCTGATCGCTTTGGTAACCATGGTGGTGGGGGCTTGGTGCTGGCGGCAAAGGCCGGCGGTGCTTGCTGTGTAG
- a CDS encoding radical SAM protein has product MFNLPYIQPLFRPPSEWQSLILQVTNGCSYNQCTFCDMYTAPQKKFRAKKREDIAEELKAVAATGVSVQKVFLADGDAMTLPTRRLVEICELIRQYLPSVRRISSYCLPRNVKNKSVAELRTLAELGLTLVYVGCESGDDEVLAGINKGETFESSQAALLKLGEAGIKRSVMILNGMGGVERSHQHAIHSARLMNATQPEFLSTLVVSFPLGMARVVAGFDGRFTPLEVPHLIDEQGWLIGELALECTVFRSDHASNYLVLKGTLGKDKAALLSQIDKARAGLVPLRAEWQRGL; this is encoded by the coding sequence ATGTTCAACCTGCCCTATATCCAGCCCCTGTTCCGGCCACCTTCGGAGTGGCAGTCCCTTATTTTGCAGGTCACCAACGGCTGCAGTTACAACCAGTGCACCTTTTGCGACATGTACACGGCGCCGCAGAAGAAGTTTCGCGCTAAAAAACGGGAAGACATCGCCGAAGAGTTAAAAGCGGTGGCGGCCACCGGCGTCTCGGTGCAGAAGGTCTTTTTGGCCGACGGCGACGCCATGACCCTGCCCACCCGGCGGCTGGTGGAGATTTGCGAGCTTATCCGCCAGTACCTGCCCAGCGTGCGGCGCATCAGCAGTTATTGCCTGCCGCGCAACGTCAAGAATAAATCCGTAGCCGAGCTTCGTACCCTGGCCGAACTGGGGCTGACCCTGGTGTATGTGGGCTGCGAAAGCGGTGACGACGAGGTGCTGGCCGGCATCAACAAAGGCGAAACCTTTGAAAGCTCCCAAGCGGCGCTGTTAAAGCTTGGTGAGGCCGGTATCAAGCGCTCGGTGATGATCTTAAACGGCATGGGCGGCGTCGAGCGCTCCCACCAGCACGCCATTCATTCGGCCCGGCTGATGAATGCCACCCAGCCCGAGTTTCTCTCCACCCTGGTGGTGTCCTTTCCCCTGGGGATGGCGCGGGTAGTGGCAGGTTTTGATGGGCGCTTTACCCCCCTCGAAGTGCCCCATTTGATTGACGAGCAGGGCTGGCTTATTGGCGAGCTGGCGTTAGAGTGCACCGTGTTTCGCTCCGACCATGCCTCCAACTACCTGGTGTTAAAAGGCACCCTGGGTAAAGACAAGGCCGCGCTCTTGTCGCAAATCGACAAAGCCCGGGCTGGCCTTGTGCCGCTTCGCGCCGAATGGCAACGGGGGCTGTAA
- a CDS encoding DNA ligase, with protein sequence MKTLLLALCLFIPPCFAKLPPLLANRYEGGIDVSQYLVSEKLDGVRGRWTGQRLLTKTGNPIQAPHWFTEALPPTALDGELWIRRGAFSEVAAVVLDREPDDAAWRQVHYMLFDMPDAQGRFVERLAAMTSLVKATAKPWLQVIPQRQLASEDALMAWLEQVVAGGGEGLMLHRMDALYQHGRSDDLLKLKKADDMEGTVVAILPGQGKYQGMMGSLLLELDNGQRFRLGTGFTDAQRAQPPPVGARVTFSHHGFTKNGKPRFARFLRVRPDGA encoded by the coding sequence ATGAAGACCCTGCTCTTGGCCCTGTGCCTTTTTATCCCGCCTTGTTTTGCCAAGCTGCCGCCGCTGCTGGCCAATCGCTATGAAGGAGGCATTGATGTCAGCCAATACCTTGTCAGCGAAAAGCTCGACGGGGTGCGCGGCCGCTGGACCGGCCAAAGGCTGCTCACTAAAACCGGCAACCCGATACAAGCCCCTCACTGGTTTACCGAAGCGCTTCCTCCCACGGCCCTGGACGGTGAGCTTTGGATAAGGCGCGGCGCCTTTAGCGAGGTGGCGGCCGTGGTCTTGGACCGCGAACCGGATGATGCCGCCTGGCGCCAAGTCCATTACATGCTGTTTGACATGCCAGATGCCCAAGGGCGCTTTGTGGAGCGGCTTGCGGCCATGACGTCGCTGGTTAAGGCCACGGCCAAGCCCTGGTTGCAAGTGATACCCCAGCGCCAGCTTGCCAGCGAAGATGCGCTGATGGCATGGCTAGAACAGGTGGTGGCGGGAGGCGGCGAAGGGCTGATGCTGCACCGTATGGATGCCCTTTACCAACATGGCCGCAGCGATGACTTGTTAAAGTTGAAAAAAGCCGACGACATGGAAGGCACAGTGGTGGCGATATTGCCGGGGCAGGGCAAATACCAAGGCATGATGGGGTCGTTGCTGCTGGAGCTGGATAACGGCCAACGCTTTCGCCTGGGCACCGGCTTTACTGATGCGCAACGCGCGCAGCCGCCGCCAGTAGGAGCGCGGGTTACCTTTAGCCATCACGGCTTTACCAAAAACGGCAAACCGCGCTTTGCTCGCTTTTTGCGGGTCAGGCCAGATGGGGCCTAA
- a CDS encoding M1 family metallopeptidase, translated as MKKSLCCLVLLLSGCAQHHESAGPKPLSPLTKESGGLMPPSQQYLHFTKAELHFKVEPQQQAIEGEAKLTFSAKAPLQTLSVDLDPSFAISAITFNGQMLAASAWHNPEGRLFITLPKEVAKGARFTLGIHYAGKPHVAKHAPWDGGFVWAKTAEGEPWIATAVQGEGCDLFWPCIDHPMGEPDVAELFITVPAPLVAPSNGAFLGMEEKDGWRTYHWQVAHPNTYAIALNIGPYEKLEATYHSRFGNSFPMDYWYLKGQKAQAEQLFAEFPRQLDFFEQTIGPYPFGNEKMGVVHTPHKGMEHQTINAYGNGYAQNIYGYDDLLQHELAHEWFGNQLTNTDWDDFWLHEGFGTYMQPLYAQYLRGDMAYDASLYRVRGAIKNKRPLVSGHSQTEEGVYDEKRGPGQDIYVKGAFMLHSLRSYLGDKGFFTAVRELVYGTKDPRPGHFAPRYGTSKEFIAIVSRLAGEDMQWFFDAYLYQAPLPKLVANRDGNTLHLSWQGTKSAFLMPVEVALDGKVYKVAMAGGKGSLKVGKAEHILLDPHQKLLRDEPHFAAFQAWEQLKREKARNAKK; from the coding sequence ATGAAAAAAAGCCTCTGTTGTTTAGTGCTGCTGTTGAGCGGCTGTGCCCAGCACCATGAAAGTGCCGGCCCCAAACCCCTTAGCCCCTTGACCAAAGAGTCTGGTGGCCTGATGCCGCCCAGCCAGCAATATTTGCATTTTACCAAGGCCGAGTTGCACTTTAAGGTCGAGCCCCAGCAGCAAGCCATTGAAGGTGAGGCCAAGCTCACCTTTAGTGCCAAAGCGCCGCTGCAAACCCTGTCTGTGGACTTGGACCCGTCCTTTGCCATCAGCGCCATCACTTTCAATGGCCAGATGCTTGCCGCAAGCGCCTGGCACAATCCCGAGGGGCGGCTTTTTATCACGCTACCCAAGGAAGTGGCCAAAGGCGCCCGCTTTACCCTTGGCATCCATTACGCTGGCAAACCCCACGTGGCCAAACACGCCCCCTGGGACGGCGGCTTTGTCTGGGCTAAAACTGCCGAGGGTGAGCCGTGGATAGCCACGGCGGTGCAAGGTGAAGGCTGCGATCTGTTCTGGCCCTGTATCGACCACCCCATGGGAGAGCCGGATGTGGCGGAGCTTTTCATCACGGTGCCGGCGCCCTTGGTGGCGCCCAGTAACGGCGCCTTCTTGGGGATGGAAGAAAAAGACGGCTGGCGCACCTACCACTGGCAGGTGGCGCACCCCAACACCTACGCCATTGCCCTTAACATCGGCCCTTATGAAAAACTTGAAGCCACCTACCACAGCCGCTTTGGCAACAGCTTTCCCATGGATTACTGGTACCTAAAGGGCCAAAAGGCCCAGGCCGAGCAGCTTTTTGCCGAGTTTCCCCGCCAGTTGGACTTTTTTGAGCAAACCATCGGCCCCTACCCTTTTGGGAACGAGAAAATGGGCGTGGTCCACACCCCGCACAAAGGCATGGAGCACCAAACCATCAATGCCTACGGCAACGGCTATGCCCAGAACATTTATGGTTATGACGATCTGCTGCAACACGAACTGGCCCACGAGTGGTTTGGTAACCAACTGACCAACACCGATTGGGACGACTTTTGGCTCCACGAGGGCTTTGGCACCTATATGCAGCCGCTCTATGCCCAGTACCTGCGCGGCGATATGGCCTATGACGCCAGCCTCTACCGAGTTCGCGGCGCCATTAAAAACAAGCGGCCGCTGGTGTCGGGCCATTCCCAAACCGAAGAAGGGGTGTACGACGAAAAACGCGGCCCCGGCCAGGATATCTACGTCAAAGGCGCCTTTATGCTGCACAGCCTGCGCAGTTACCTGGGGGATAAAGGTTTCTTCACGGCGGTGCGGGAGCTGGTGTACGGCACCAAAGACCCTCGTCCCGGCCACTTTGCCCCGCGCTATGGCACATCCAAGGAATTTATCGCCATCGTCAGCCGCCTGGCAGGAGAGGATATGCAGTGGTTCTTTGACGCCTACCTCTACCAGGCTCCCTTGCCAAAGCTGGTGGCTAACCGGGACGGCAACACCCTGCACCTTAGCTGGCAAGGCACTAAAAGCGCCTTTTTGATGCCGGTGGAGGTGGCCCTGGACGGCAAGGTTTACAAAGTGGCCATGGCCGGGGGCAAGGGGAGCCTCAAGGTCGGCAAGGCTGAGCATATATTGCTGGACCCGCACCAAAAACTGCTGCGCGATGAGCCGCACTTTGCCGCCTTCCAGGCCTGGGAGCAGCTTAAGCGAGAAAAGGCCCGCAACGCCAAAAAGTAA
- a CDS encoding antitoxin Xre/MbcA/ParS toxin-binding domain-containing protein, translating to MQAVAQLDAKAVLSKALLNAGKDLGLTQVEIGNVIGRNRTRLRDGIEPASKEGELALLLIRLHRSLFALTGGQGADMKHFMATRNHLSLGVPKEQIGTVQGLVKLVNLLDGLRGKI from the coding sequence ATGCAAGCAGTGGCGCAACTGGATGCCAAGGCAGTGCTCAGCAAGGCACTGCTTAATGCAGGCAAGGATCTGGGGCTAACCCAGGTAGAGATAGGCAATGTCATTGGCCGTAACCGCACCCGGCTGCGTGACGGCATAGAGCCGGCCAGTAAAGAGGGCGAGCTGGCACTGCTGCTAATTCGCCTGCACCGTAGCCTCTTTGCCCTGACCGGCGGCCAGGGCGCCGACATGAAGCACTTTATGGCCACCCGCAATCACCTTAGCCTTGGTGTGCCCAAAGAGCAGATAGGCACGGTGCAAGGCCTGGTTAAACTGGTTAACCTGCTGGACGGCTTGCGAGGCAAGATCTGA
- the glnS gene encoding glutamine--tRNA ligase, whose amino-acid sequence MSNAGENRPSNFIRQIIDADLQSGKHHSVHTRFPPEPNGYLHIGHAKSICLNFGLAEDYKGFCNLRFDDTNPVKEDQEYVDSIKQDVHWLGFEWSGEVRHSSDYFDQLFGYAVELIQKGLAYVDELSPEQIREYRGTLKEPGKNSPYRDRSVEENLALFNKMRDGGFEEGKACLRAKIDMASSFIVMRDPVLYRVKFAHHHQTGDKWCIYPMYDFTHCISDAIEGITHSLCTLEFQDNRRLYDWVLENITIDVQPHQYEFSRLNLEYTVTSKRKLNQLVTEHHVAGWDDPRMPTIAGLRRRGYTSGSIREFCKRIGVTKMDNTVEMAMLEACIRDDLNDNAPRAMAVLDPVRLVIENFPEGEVEWLEAPNHPNNPDMGSRKVPFSRELVIEGEDFREEANKKYKRLVLGKEVRLRNAYVVKAERVEKDAAGNITTIFCSYDPDTLGKDPADGRKVKGVIHWVSKNHGLPAEVRLYDRLFNVPNPGNAEDFLATINPESLTVVQGLVEPSLAEAEPQKGYQFERIGYFCRDNSQTLVFNRTVGLRDTWGGGGEDA is encoded by the coding sequence ATGAGCAATGCGGGCGAAAACCGTCCCAGCAACTTTATCCGCCAAATTATTGATGCGGATCTTCAGAGCGGTAAACATCATAGCGTTCATACCCGCTTTCCACCTGAACCTAACGGTTACCTGCACATAGGTCATGCCAAATCCATCTGCCTGAACTTCGGGCTGGCCGAGGATTACAAAGGTTTTTGCAACCTGCGTTTCGACGACACCAACCCGGTAAAAGAAGACCAGGAGTACGTCGATTCCATCAAGCAAGACGTGCATTGGCTGGGGTTTGAGTGGTCTGGCGAGGTGCGCCATTCCTCCGATTATTTTGACCAACTCTTTGGCTATGCCGTCGAGCTTATCCAAAAGGGCCTGGCCTATGTGGACGAGCTGAGCCCCGAGCAAATTCGCGAATACCGCGGCACCCTTAAAGAGCCGGGTAAGAACAGCCCTTACCGCGACCGCAGCGTTGAAGAAAACCTCGCGCTCTTTAACAAGATGCGTGACGGCGGTTTTGAAGAGGGCAAAGCTTGCCTTCGCGCCAAAATCGATATGGCGTCAAGCTTTATCGTGATGCGCGACCCGGTGCTCTACCGGGTGAAATTTGCCCATCACCACCAAACCGGCGACAAGTGGTGCATCTACCCGATGTACGACTTTACCCACTGTATCTCTGACGCCATCGAAGGCATCACCCACAGCCTCTGTACCCTGGAATTCCAGGACAACCGCCGCCTGTACGACTGGGTGCTGGAAAACATCACCATCGATGTGCAGCCCCATCAGTACGAGTTTTCGCGCCTGAACCTCGAGTACACCGTCACCTCCAAGCGCAAGCTCAACCAGTTGGTGACCGAGCACCACGTGGCTGGCTGGGACGACCCGCGCATGCCCACCATCGCTGGCCTTCGCCGCCGTGGCTATACCTCGGGCAGCATTCGCGAGTTCTGTAAGCGTATCGGCGTGACCAAGATGGATAACACCGTCGAGATGGCCATGCTCGAAGCTTGTATTCGGGACGACCTTAACGACAACGCCCCGCGCGCCATGGCGGTGCTGGACCCAGTGCGCCTGGTCATTGAGAACTTCCCCGAAGGCGAAGTGGAATGGCTGGAAGCGCCTAACCATCCCAACAATCCCGACATGGGCTCGCGCAAGGTGCCTTTTAGCCGTGAGTTGGTGATTGAAGGCGAAGATTTTCGCGAAGAAGCCAACAAGAAGTACAAGCGCTTGGTGCTGGGTAAAGAAGTGCGGCTGCGTAACGCCTATGTGGTCAAAGCCGAGCGCGTTGAAAAAGACGCTGCCGGTAATATCACCACCATCTTCTGCAGCTACGATCCTGACACCTTGGGTAAAGATCCGGCGGATGGCCGCAAGGTCAAAGGTGTTATCCACTGGGTCAGCAAAAACCATGGCCTGCCAGCCGAAGTGCGCCTCTACGATCGCCTCTTCAACGTGCCGAACCCCGGCAACGCCGAGGACTTTCTGGCCACCATCAACCCCGAGTCTTTAACCGTGGTGCAAGGCCTGGTGGAGCCGTCCTTGGCCGAAGCCGAGCCGCAAAAAGGCTACCAGTTCGAACGTATCGGCTATTTCTGCCGTGATAATAGCCAGACGTTAGTCTTCAACCGCACTGTGGGTCTGCGTGACACCTGGGGCGGTGGTGGCGAAGACGCCTAA